The Astyanax mexicanus isolate ESR-SI-001 chromosome 12, AstMex3_surface, whole genome shotgun sequence genome window below encodes:
- the adra1aa gene encoding adrenoceptor alpha 1Aa, with the protein MPEHREQMVLLGENMTPGISAQNCTNCSQVLVPELNVTKAVVLGIVLAIFIVFGVMGNILVILSVACHRNLRTVTHYFIANLAVADLLLSSTVLPFSAIFEMLGHWVFGRAFCDVWAAMDVLCCTASIMSLCAISVDRYIGVSYPLRYPTIVTERRALLALMGVWALSITISVGPLFGWKEPAPEDETVCKITEEPGYAIFSAVGSFYLPLVVILVMYCRVYVVARRETRGLRKGQKTEKSDHAEAVTLRIHRGNTSASEDEALRSRTHFALRLLKFSREKKAAKTLGIVVGCFVLCWLPFFLVLPIGSIFPAYRPSDTVFKITFWLGYFNSCINPIIYPCSSQEFKKAFLSVLGVHCLRRTPTPTHHLYQGHAAGHGQSQLLSLNLESRPYPSRLSHSSSMALSRTPSSRDGRGWQAPSRASSVGVNAGAKVAGVCSKNLLRTCCCVGAEQTRTQPPGGSLPIIKIHQLSLCENGDAV; encoded by the exons ATGCCCGAACATCGTGAACAGATGGTTCTTCTTGGAGAGAACATGACCCCAGGGATTTCTGCCCAAAACTGCACCAACTGCAGCCAAGTCCTCGTGCCAGAGTTGAACGTCACGAAAGCTGTTGTTTTGGGCATCGTCCTGGCCATCTTCATCGTGTTTGGGGTAATGGGAAACATCCTGGTCATTCTGTCTGTAGCTTGTCACCGCAATCTGAGAACTGTCACACATTATTTCATCGCAAACCTGGCAGTGGCTGACCTTCTCTTGAGCTCCACCGTGCTTCCTTTCTCTGCTATCTTTGAAATGTTGGGCCACTGGGTCTTTGGCAGGGCCTTTTGCGATGTTTGGGCAGCCATGGACGTCCTGTGCTGCACAGCATCCATTATGAGCTTGTGTGCGATTTCTGTAGACCGTTACATTGGGGTCAGTTATCCTCTACGCTATCCAACTATTGTGACAGAACGCAGAGCATTGCTGGCACTAATGGGAGTTTGGGCTCTGTCCATCACTATTTCAGTCGGGCCACTCTTTGGCTGGAAGGAGCCGGCGCCTGAGGATGAGACTGTCTGCAAAATCACAGAGGAGCCTGGTTATGCCATCTTCTCAGCGGTGGGCTCCTTCTATCTTCCCCTGGTGGTGATCCTGGTTATGTATTGCCGCGTGTACGTCGTGGCCCGCAGGGAGACACGAGGCCTCAGAAAGGGGCAGAAGACTGAAAAGTCTGATCATGCGGAAGCGGTGACCTTACGGATACACCGTGGTAACACTTCAGCTTCAGAGGACGAGGCTTTGAGGAGCCGAACTCACTTTGCCCTCCGACTGCTCAAGTTCTCAAGAGAGAAAAAGGCTGCCAAGACTCTGGGCATCGTGGTTGGGTGTTTTGTCCTCTGCTGGCTACCGTTCTTTCTGGTGTTGCCCATTG GCTCCATCTTCCCAGCCTACAGACCCTCAGACACAGTCTTCAAGATCACCTTCTGGCTTGGCTACTTCAACAGCTGCATCAACCCCATCATCTACCCCTGCTCCAGCCAGGAGTTCAAGAAAGCCTTCCTGAGCGTGCTGGGCGTGCACTGCCTGCGCCGCACCCCCACGCCCACCCACCACCTCTACCAAGGCCACGCTGCCGGCCACGGCCAGTCGCAGCTCCTCTCCTTGAACCTGGAGAGCCGCCCCTACCCGTCCCGCCTCAGTCACTCCTCCTCCATGGCCCTGTCCCGCACACCCTCGTCCCGGGACGGCCGGGGGTGGCAGGCGCCGTCCCGGGCCTCCTCAGTGGGGGTGAATGCCGGGGCTAAAGTGGCTGGCGTGTGCAGTAAAAACCTGTTGAGGACGTGCTGCTGCGTAGGAGCGGAACAGACTCGGACTCAGCCTCCCGGCGGCTCTCTCCCCATCATTAAGATCCATCAGCTCTCTCTGTGTGAGAACGGGGACGCAGTGTAG